One genomic region from Thermoleptolyngbya sichuanensis A183 encodes:
- a CDS encoding Ycf66 family protein, giving the protein MLVDFGHAATGMASAAWMQPQPVLAQVVFGGNPAAFLGIALAVGGAGLYFLRNFRPQVARDQDIALSAVSLLCGTILMFQGWRLDPILTFGFYLMAGAATAFALETLRLRGATTEQAKRFGGGGQIVDDERPVSRVYRAELDELGAVDERPSSRRIRASRDYRTEPTEDYGSSSRRPAIRGSADRSSASGRRRRSPGETRPPVRSERDAWDDDYSASSYGRDRSWEEPSTDYSSDYSGNYSSDYASGYSASDYGSDYASSRSSSRSSSRDSGSRPRRPRSVEDVNARWDDDEPARPSADYVDYQPVDYSDDEADNTSNFD; this is encoded by the coding sequence ATGTTGGTGGATTTCGGACACGCTGCGACGGGGATGGCCAGCGCCGCCTGGATGCAGCCCCAGCCCGTTCTGGCACAGGTGGTGTTTGGCGGCAATCCGGCTGCCTTTCTGGGAATTGCTCTGGCAGTCGGTGGTGCTGGACTCTACTTCTTGCGAAACTTTCGCCCGCAGGTTGCCCGCGATCAGGATATTGCGCTGTCCGCTGTGTCGCTCTTGTGTGGAACGATCCTGATGTTCCAGGGCTGGCGACTCGACCCAATTCTGACCTTCGGCTTTTACTTGATGGCCGGTGCAGCCACGGCTTTTGCACTGGAAACGCTGCGCCTGCGGGGGGCGACGACCGAGCAAGCCAAGCGCTTTGGCGGAGGCGGGCAAATTGTGGATGATGAACGTCCGGTTAGCCGCGTCTATCGCGCTGAGCTAGACGAATTGGGCGCAGTGGATGAGCGTCCGTCCAGCCGACGCATCCGAGCCAGCCGCGACTATCGCACTGAGCCAACGGAAGATTACGGCAGCAGCAGCCGTCGCCCCGCCATTCGCGGCAGTGCCGATCGCTCCAGTGCTTCTGGCCGTCGCCGCCGCAGTCCCGGAGAGACTCGCCCACCCGTCCGCTCAGAGCGCGATGCCTGGGATGACGACTATAGCGCTTCGTCCTATGGGCGCGATCGCTCTTGGGAAGAGCCGTCTACCGATTACAGCAGCGATTACAGCGGCAATTATTCTTCTGACTACGCTTCCGGCTATTCTGCCAGCGACTACGGCAGTGACTATGCTTCGAGCCGCAGCAGTTCTCGGTCGAGCAGTCGAGACTCTGGCTCCCGCCCCCGCCGTCCTCGCTCGGTAGAGGATGTCAATGCTCGCTGGGACGATGATGAGCCTGCACGCCCCTCGGCTGATTATGTCGATTATCAGCCGGTGGATTATTCCGATGACGAGGCAGATAACACTTCTAACTTTGATTAG
- the psbX gene encoding photosystem II reaction center protein PsbX: MTPSLMNFFYSLLAGLLIVVVPATVGLIFISQKDKIQRS, encoded by the coding sequence ATGACTCCCTCTTTGATGAACTTCTTCTACAGCCTGCTGGCTGGTCTCCTGATTGTGGTTGTTCCTGCAACCGTGGGTCTCATCTTTATCAGTCAAAAAGATAAAATTCAGCGCTCCTAG
- a CDS encoding YggT family protein produces the protein MTSVAIASLALSLGLGLMILLCVFRIVLTWYPQIDLTQMPFKLVALPTEPFLAPTRKIVKPFGGVDISPIIWVGIFSLLRELLLGQQGLLTMLTY, from the coding sequence ATGACTTCGGTGGCGATCGCTTCTTTGGCATTGAGCCTGGGGTTGGGGCTGATGATTCTCCTCTGCGTTTTTCGCATTGTCCTCACCTGGTATCCCCAGATCGACCTGACCCAAATGCCGTTTAAGCTAGTGGCGCTGCCAACGGAACCCTTCCTTGCGCCCACCCGAAAAATCGTCAAACCCTTTGGAGGGGTTGATATTTCCCCCATCATCTGGGTTGGCATTTTTAGCCTGCTCCGCGAACTGCTCCTGGGGCAGCAGGGCTTATTAACCATGCTCACCTATTGA
- a CDS encoding DUF4335 domain-containing protein: MPPAVLRRYTPPTCTLEVRATGSALSRWTDQTVMKNVRFNLRFDDPRRPTEQQVEVQGDRRQLEALHATVSEYVARLLGSDAGLADEALLRLAPERSPLVAAVAQGLPEDKTPAQGLEIVNRDGVDLRVGAEDIQLKPLGLLAHELHLGTLAAGAAVDTVRLSTTQLVDLAEALDAYTAEAMAVDLPYAAGTRRSPEWLRVAAVAVLAVGVTGSIAKFVMDVNAPPSATVATENAEPSELSANQPAPEAYSTTTLPEATAQVPSPAALPSPPPIPTIPPGDTLPLPTPPAGAAPGQATLPQPVPAPQAAPVRPPAIPAAPPQAIPQPPAQRPAAAPAPVLLPEDPAAMARTGDSPAPTVMGLPGEHAETAGGSFAADSIQPDAAVRSAPSRLTTGSIPQVGEAQQYFQSRWQPPENLNRALEYRVIVAANGVVQQVVPLGEAAGIYVDRSGMPLMGETLVSPLPTGRRATLRVVLYPDGRVQTLLEGIE, from the coding sequence ATGCCACCTGCTGTTCTCCGACGATACACCCCCCCGACCTGCACGCTAGAAGTGCGGGCCACTGGGTCGGCGCTGTCGCGCTGGACTGATCAGACGGTCATGAAAAACGTGCGGTTCAATCTGCGGTTTGACGATCCGCGTCGCCCGACGGAGCAGCAAGTAGAGGTTCAGGGCGATCGCCGTCAGCTAGAAGCGCTACACGCAACCGTCAGCGAATACGTGGCGCGTCTGCTGGGTTCCGATGCAGGGTTGGCAGATGAGGCGCTGCTGCGGCTGGCCCCAGAGCGATCGCCCCTCGTCGCAGCGGTCGCCCAAGGCCTGCCGGAGGACAAGACCCCAGCCCAGGGCCTTGAAATCGTCAATCGCGACGGGGTAGACCTGCGGGTTGGTGCAGAAGACATCCAGCTAAAGCCGCTAGGTCTGCTGGCCCATGAACTGCATCTAGGGACGCTGGCGGCGGGCGCAGCGGTAGACACGGTTCGCCTCAGCACGACGCAGTTGGTGGATCTGGCAGAGGCGCTAGATGCCTATACGGCCGAAGCGATGGCGGTGGATTTGCCCTATGCTGCGGGAACGAGGCGATCGCCCGAATGGCTGCGGGTGGCTGCGGTAGCTGTGCTGGCCGTCGGGGTAACGGGCAGCATTGCCAAGTTTGTGATGGACGTGAACGCACCGCCCAGCGCGACGGTTGCCACAGAAAACGCAGAGCCATCGGAACTGAGCGCAAACCAGCCTGCGCCAGAAGCCTACAGCACCACAACGCTCCCTGAAGCAACCGCGCAGGTTCCCAGCCCGGCCGCGCTGCCCAGCCCGCCGCCGATTCCCACCATTCCGCCAGGAGACACCCTGCCGCTGCCCACTCCGCCTGCCGGAGCCGCTCCCGGACAAGCCACCCTCCCGCAGCCCGTGCCCGCGCCCCAGGCAGCCCCAGTCCGCCCGCCAGCAATCCCAGCCGCGCCGCCCCAGGCAATTCCCCAGCCACCTGCCCAGCGTCCGGCGGCGGCTCCTGCTCCAGTGCTGCTTCCCGAAGATCCCGCTGCAATGGCGCGAACCGGGGACTCGCCTGCCCCAACCGTGATGGGGCTACCGGGAGAACATGCAGAAACCGCTGGCGGCTCCTTTGCTGCCGACTCGATCCAACCCGACGCAGCGGTGCGTTCTGCCCCGTCCCGTCTGACCACAGGCAGCATTCCCCAGGTTGGCGAAGCGCAGCAATACTTTCAGTCTCGCTGGCAGCCGCCAGAAAATCTGAACCGAGCGCTGGAATATCGCGTGATTGTCGCTGCAAACGGCGTGGTGCAGCAAGTTGTTCCTCTGGGCGAAGCAGCGGGCATTTACGTCGATCGCTCTGGAATGCCGCTGATGGGCGAAACGTTGGTGTCACCCCTGCCCACAGGCCGCCGCGCCACGCTGCGGGTGGTGCTGTATCCCGATGGGCGAGTGCAGACCTTGCTGGAAGGTATAGAGTAG